GTATAGTCCAGACCACGAACCCTTCGGGGGCGGCGAAAGTCGAAGTGTGTACGCTAATCCTGTGGTCCCAGGTTCGAATCCTGGCGCGATCGCTCCCTAACCTACTTAAATCATTACAAGATCTGACAAGCTTCTCTTTCCTCACGTACATTTCAGGCTCTCCCCGAATCGTAGTGGGTCCGACCCTGAATCTCTCTACCGGCACATATTTAAAACCCTGAGTCGATAATTTTTGAAACGCCTATATCCGTAAGCGCTTCTCTGGCAAAGCTTTGCCTTTCTGTTGAAGCCTTCAA
The sequence above is a segment of the Oligoflexus sp. genome. Coding sequences within it:
- a CDS encoding transposase, whose product is EGFNRKAKLCQRSAYGYRRFKNYRLRVLNMCR